Sequence from the Priestia megaterium genome:
AAAAAAGAGCATCATATTCTTTCGCCGTCTCCTGAAACGATGAGAGGACTAACACGTAAAGAACGTCAGCTAAAACAGCTGTTATTTATGGCACTTGATCAGCTACATACAACAAAAAATACAGCTCAAATCCGCTACTGGTACACAGAGTGGAATCCAACGAAATACGAAGACATTCAAGAGATGTCGTTTCAAGACGTATGGAATCAGCTATACGATGAAACGAAGTCAGGGTGGTCACCGAAACATAAATTATTATGCGAGCGCTTAGTAAAAGGACAACCTTTCTTTGAAAAACTTTGGGAAATTGAACAAGAGCCAAAAGTTAATTAAAAAAAACGACTGCATAGCAGTCGTTTTTTTTAACGTTTACGGCCAATTCCCATTGCGTTTCGCATTTTGCGAAGCATTTTATTAGCCGTTGCATTTGCTTTATCGGCACCTTGATCTAAAATATCATCTAGCTCGCTAGAATCAACTAATTCATAATATCTTTCTTGAATTGGAGCGAGTGCTTCAGCTACCACTTTAGCTGTGTCAGCTTTAAAGTCACCATAACCTTTGCCTTCGTACATTGCTTCAATGTCTTCGATCGATTTATTGGCTAGGATTGAATAAATACTTAATAAGTTTGAAATACCTGGCTTATTTTCTTTATCGTAGCGAACAATACCTTCTGAATCCGTTACGGCACTTTTGATTTTCTTTTCAATTGTTTTAGCGTCATCCAAAAGCGTAATGAAAGCTTTTTGGTTTGGATCGGACTTGCTCATTTTTTTCGTAGGATCTTGAAGAGACATGACGCGTGCGCCCACTTTTGGAATACGTACTTCAGGAATAGTGAAGATATCATTGTATTTTTTGTTAAAGCGCTCAGCTAAGTCACGTGTTAATTCTAAATGCTGCTTTTGATCTTCACCAACTGGAACCAAATCTGTGTTGTATAAAAGAATATCAGCTGCCATTAATGGAGGATAAGTTAGTAATCCTGCTGATACTGCTTCTTTTCCAGCGGACTTATCTTTAAACTGAGTCATACGTTCAAGTTCACCGATATACGCTACGCACTGTAACATCCATCCCGCTTCTGTGTGGGCAGGCACTTCCGATTGAATAAATAAAGTCGATTTTGCTGGATCAATTCCTACTGCTACATACAGAG
This genomic interval carries:
- the trpS gene encoding tryptophan--tRNA ligase, whose product is MKTIFSGIQPSGTITLGNYIGAMKQFVELQNDYNCHFCIVDQHAITTPQDRLALRKNIRSLAALYVAVGIDPAKSTLFIQSEVPAHTEAGWMLQCVAYIGELERMTQFKDKSAGKEAVSAGLLTYPPLMAADILLYNTDLVPVGEDQKQHLELTRDLAERFNKKYNDIFTIPEVRIPKVGARVMSLQDPTKKMSKSDPNQKAFITLLDDAKTIEKKIKSAVTDSEGIVRYDKENKPGISNLLSIYSILANKSIEDIEAMYEGKGYGDFKADTAKVVAEALAPIQERYYELVDSSELDDILDQGADKANATANKMLRKMRNAMGIGRKR